From Xenopus laevis strain J_2021 chromosome 7L, Xenopus_laevis_v10.1, whole genome shotgun sequence, one genomic window encodes:
- the alpl.L gene encoding tissue-nonspecific alkaline phosphatase precursor, producing MVKLWLLLLLGTLSESVTFPEQEKNPNYWRRQAQETLMNALQLQNLNTNVAKNVIMFLGDGMGVPTVTAARILKGQLAGQPGEETQLEMDKFPHVALSKTYNTNAQVPDSAGTATAYLCGVKANEGTVGVNAAAVRNQCNTSKGNEVDSIMKWAKQAGKSVGVVTTTRINHATPSAAYAHCVNRDWYSDQEMPKEAVEQGCKDIAWQLMNNIPNIEVIMGGGRKYMFPKNTSDVEYPNDDKSSGTRLDGLNLTQIWLDQKPNKKAARYVWNREQLLSVNPQEVDHLLGLFEPVDMLYDLERNTTMDPSLSEMVEAAIKILGKNPMGFFLLVEGGRIDHGHHEGKANQALHEAVQMDIAIGVSGNMTSVEDTLTVVTADHSHVFTFGGYTHRGNPIFGLAPVPSDVDQKPFTSILYGNGPGYKLVNGQRENVSTVDFSHPNYLAQSAVPLRMETHGGEDVAVFAKGPMAHLLHGVHEQNYIPHVMAYASCIGQNQDHCTSGKGNNGARTSLILVSVLLPLFSLQLFY from the exons GGCCCAGGAGACGCTGATGAACGCGCTGCAGCTGCAAAACCTCAATACCAACGTTGCAAAGAATGTCATCATGTTCCTGGGTGATG GTATGGGGGTGCCCACAGTTACTGCCGCCAGGATTCTCAAAGGGCAACTGGCTGGGCAGCCGGGGGAAGAGACGCAGCTTGAAATGGACAAGTTTCCCCACGTTGCTCTTTCTAAG ACCTACAACACCAACGCTCAGGTGCCAGACAGCGCGGGCACAGCCACTGCCTATCTGTGTGGGGTGAAAGCCAACGAGGGCACCGTGGGGGTCAATGCCGCTGCTGTGAGGAATCAGTGTAACACCAGCAAGGGCAACGAGGTGGACTCCATCATGAAATGGGCCAAGCAAGCAG GGAAATCCGTAGGGGTAGTAACTACAACGCGGATTAATCATGCCACCCCCAGCGCAGCCTATGCCCACTGTGTGAATAGAGACTGGTACTCTGACCAAGAGATGCCCAAGGAGGCCGTGGAACAGGGGTGCAAAGACATTGCCTGGCAACTCATGAACAACATCCCAAATATTGAG GTAATAATGGGAGGGGGAAGGAAATACATGTTCCCTAAAAACACTTCTGATGTGGAGTACCCCAACGATGACAAGTCAAGCGGCACCCGATTGGATGGACTGAACCTGACCCAAATCTGGCTGGAccaaaaacccaataaaaag GCGGCTCGCTATGTTTGGAACCGGGAACAACTTTTGTCTGTGAATCCACAAGAAGTAGATCATCTGCTCG GTCTGTTCGAGCCGGTGGACATGCTCTATGACTTGGAGAGAAATACGACCATGGACCCTTCTCTGTCAGAAATGGTGGAAGCGGCAATCAAAATATTGGGGAAAAACCCAATGGGATTCTTTCTCCTTGTAGAAG GTGGAAGAATAGACCACGGACACCACGAGGGGAAGGCAAACCAAGCGCTGCACGAGGCTGTACAAATGGACATCGCTATTGGAGTATCAGGGAACATGACTTCAGTAGAAGACACCCTCACAGTGGTCACTGCCGATCACTCCCACGTCTTCACCTTCGGAGGTTACACTCATAGAGGAAACCCAATCTTTG GTTTGGCTCCAGTTCCCAGTGACGTGGACCAAAAACCTTTCACTTCCATCCTCTACGGGAACGGCCCAGGCTACAAACTGGTCAACGGCCAAAGGGAGAACGTCTCCACTGTGGATTTTT CTCACCCCAACTACTTGGCCCAGTCGGCGGTTCCCCTGCGCATGGAGACCCACGGGGGGGAGGACGTGGCTGTGTTTGCCAAGGGCCCGATGGCCCACCTGCTGCATGGAGTCCATGAACAGAACTATATCCCCCATGTAATGGCTTATGCCTCGTGTATTGGGCAGAACCAGGACCACTGTACGTCCGGCAAAGGAAACAACGGCGCCAGAACTTCTCTGATTCTCGTCTCTGTTCTGCTGCCCCTCTTCTCCCTCCAGCTCTTCTATTAA